GGCTACAAGATCGCGCAACGCCTTGGTGGACTGATCGCGATCGGCCCGATCCTGCAGGGACTCAACAAGCCTGCCAATGACCTGTCTCGGGGCTGCACGGTTGACGATATCATCGCGGCAACCGCGATCACCGCGTTACAAGCAGATTAAAAGGCGAGGCAATAGACGACAGCCTTCGATCCGATCAGCGCGAAAGACCACCGCTGACGCTTGGGATATCTCCGGCGGCGAAGCCGTAATGGCGGAGCCAACGCAGATCGGATTCAAAGAAGGCACGCAGATCGGGAATGCCGTATTTCAGCATGGCGATGCGGTCGATGCCCATGCCGAACGCAAAACCCTGCCATTTATCGGGATCGACCCCGGCAGAGCGCAACACATGCGGATGGACCATGCCTGATCCAAGAATCTCCAGCCATGAGTCGCCCTGTCCGATCTTGAGCTGTCCGCCATCCCATGAACAACGGATATCGACTTCCGCCGAAGGTTCGGTGAAGGGGAAATGCGAGGCACGGAAGCGCAGTTCGATCTCGTCGACCTCGAAATAGGTTCGGCAGAACTCCTCCAGCACCCATTTCAGTTGCGCCATCGAGATATCGCGGTCAATCGCGAGTCCTTCGACCTGATGGAACATCGGCGTATGTGTCTGGTCCATGTCCATGCGATAGACGCGCCCCGGAGCGATCACCCGGATGGGCGCGCCTTGTTCCTGCAACGAGCGGATCTGCACCGGGCTGGTATGGGTGCGCAGCACATGCGGTGGGCGATTGTCGCCTTCGGCCCGGTGCATGTAGAACGTGTCCATTTCCTGCCGCGAGGGATGTTCCGGCGCGATATTCAGCGCATCGAAATTGTACCAGTCGGTTTCGACCTGCGGTCCTTCGGCCACGGCGAATCCCATATCGGCGAAGATCGCCGTAACCTCATCGGTGACCTGACTGATCGGATGGATCGTGCCGCGCGGACGGGGCCGCCCCGGCAAGGTCACGTCCAGCCATTCCCCGGCCAGCCGTTCCTCGAGCGCCGCGTCCTCCAGCGCAAGCTTGCGGGCGCGCAGCGCGGCGTCGATCTCGTCCCGCAACTCGTTCAGTGCACGACCGGTGGTCTGACGCTCTTCGGGGGTCATCTTGCCCAGTTCGCGCATCTTGAGGCTGATCTCACCCTTCTTGCCAAGGGCGGCAAGGCGCACCTCTTCGATGGCGGCGGGATCGGCCGCGGTTTTGATACGGTCAAGCCATTGCTGGCGAAGTGGGGTCAGATCATCCATCGGAAAGCCTCGGCGTCATGTCGGGGCTTCCGTTACCACTTGTCGCAGCGATGGGAAAGGCTTGCTCACCGGGGAAAGGTGATCGGTGCGGCTTATTCCCATGCTTGCTCCTTCCTCATCGAGACTTGCAGCCAGACCCCGCCATGTGGGCGCAATGTCAGGATCATCCGGGGCTGCGGGTCCCGACCGGGGACAGGATCGAACCGGAACCGGCTCAGCAATGTGGCAAGGATGATGACCGCTTCCTGTATCGCGAAATTGGTGCCGATACAGATGCGCGGGCCGGCTCCGAAGGGCAGGAAGGCAAAGCGGTCGGGCGTGGTTTCGAACCGGTCGGGATCGAAGGCGTCGGGATGTTCCCACAGCAGGTGATGACGATGTAGCGCATAGATCGGCAACACGATGGTATCGCCGATCTGCACCTCGCGCCCACAGAGCCGGTCTGGGGCCTGCGCGGTGCGCGAAAGGAACGCGGCGGGGGGATAAAGGCGCAGCGTCTCGTTCACCACACGCTC
This region of Paracoccus saliphilus genomic DNA includes:
- the pheS gene encoding phenylalanine--tRNA ligase subunit alpha translates to MDDLTPLRQQWLDRIKTAADPAAIEEVRLAALGKKGEISLKMRELGKMTPEERQTTGRALNELRDEIDAALRARKLALEDAALEERLAGEWLDVTLPGRPRPRGTIHPISQVTDEVTAIFADMGFAVAEGPQVETDWYNFDALNIAPEHPSRQEMDTFYMHRAEGDNRPPHVLRTHTSPVQIRSLQEQGAPIRVIAPGRVYRMDMDQTHTPMFHQVEGLAIDRDISMAQLKWVLEEFCRTYFEVDEIELRFRASHFPFTEPSAEVDIRCSWDGGQLKIGQGDSWLEILGSGMVHPHVLRSAGVDPDKWQGFAFGMGIDRIAMLKYGIPDLRAFFESDLRWLRHYGFAAGDIPSVSGGLSR